GTACCCTGGCCAGCGTGCTGAAGGTGAAATCCTGCTGGACAATGAAAACCTGCTGACGTCCAAGCAGGACATTTCCCTGATCCGCGCCAAGGTGGGCATGGTGTTCCAGAAACCAACACCGTTCCCCATGAGCATTTATGACAACGTGGCCTTTGGCGTGCGTTTGTTCGAGCGCCTGAGCAAAGGTGAGATGGACGAGCGTGTGGAATGGGCCTTGTCCAAAGCCGCGCTGTGGAACGAAGTGAAAGACAAGCTGCACCAAAGTGGTAATGGCCTGTCCGGTGGTCAGCAGCAGCGTCTGTGTATTGCCCGTGGTGTGGCGATCAAGCCCGAAGTTCTGCTGCTGGACGAACCCTGCTCGGCGCTGGACCCGATTTCCACCGCCAAGATCGAAGAGCTGATTGCCGAACTGAAAGCGGACTACACCGTGGTGATCGTGACCCACAACATGCAGCAAGCGGCACGTTGCTCGGATTACACCGCCTATATGTACCTGGGCGAGCTGATGGAATTTGGTGAAACTGACCAGATCTTCGTGAAACCGGCTCGCAAGGAAACCGAAGACTACATCACGGGTCGTTTCGGTTAATCAGATGGTTGCAGACAGAGCTGCCTTGCGGCGCTTTGTCTGGAGTTTGATGAAAGCCATACCTCCACATCAGGACAGTCGTTCCTGTGTGGCAAACACCCCAATCGCTGGATTCATGTCCACTGATTGGGGTGTTTTTTTATTCCTTGGCGCGGCGATGTGGAGTTGGCTCCGGTAATGGAGGGAACGACGGTCTTGAGTCGTGCAGCTTGTGCGTTTACTGGCTCAATTTGCGTAAAGCATGACGTATGACTTTGCCGGTGGTCGTCATGGGCAGGGCATCCACAAACTCAATCAGCCGTGGGTATTCATGCGCAGCCACCCGGCGTTTGATGTGTTCCTGAATCTCCTTGACCAGTGCTTGTGATGGCTCGACATCGTCTTTGAGCACGATAAAGGCCTTCACGACTTCGGTACGCTCCGGGTCAGGGACACCGATCACTGCCGCCATGGCGACGGCGGGATGCCCCATCAGGCCATCCTCAATCGGACCGGGTCCAATGCGGTAGCCGGAACTGGTGATGACATCATCATCGCGGCCTACAAACTGAATATAGCCATCCTCGTCCTGCATGCCTTTGTCGCCGGTCAGCAGCCAGTCGCCAACAAATTTCTCGCGCGTGGCCTCGGGACGCTGCCAGTAGCCAAGGAACATCACTGGGTCGGGGGCTTGCACGGCGATATGGCCTTCGACACCGGGTTTCTGAGTCAGCCCCTGATCATCCACAATTGCGACCTTGTGGCCGGGCACAGCCTTGCCGATCTTGCCTGCCTGACCGGGAAACCAGGCCGAGCAGGAGGACACGATCATATTGCACTCGGTTTGTCCGTAGAACTCGTTGATGGTGATGCCCAGTTCCTGTTTTGCCCAATCCAGCAACTGCGCACCCAAAGACTCCCCACCGCTGGCGATGGATTGCAGCTTCAGGGGCCATTGCTCGCGCGACCATTGGCTGCGGCGCAGCATTTTCAGCGCAGTAGGGGGCAGGAAGGTATGCGTGACGCCATGTTCGGACATCAGTTTCCAGGTGGCTTCGGCATCAAATTTTGGGAAGCGGTAGGCCAGTACGGGTATACCGTGATGCCAGGCGGGAAGCAGCACATCCAGCAGGCCACCAATCCAGGCCCAGTCGGCGGGCGTCCACATCAGGCCTTCACCCGTAGGCAGGAAGTTGTGTGACATTTCCACGCCTGGCAGATGCCCCAGCAATACGCGGTGGGCATGCAAGGCGCCTTTGGCCGAACCTGTGGTGCCGGAGGTGTAGATCAGCACGGCAGGGTCATCTGCGCGGGTGTTCAGGGTACGTGGTGCCGGTTCAGGGTGGGCGGCAATGGCTTGCCACAGGGACAGTGCCTCGCCCTGATCCTGCTGGCTGTCACTTTGATAAAGGTGTTTGAGCTGTGGCAGATGCTCGCGCAGTGGCAGCAGTGTCTCCAGGCCCTGTTGATCGGTAATCAAGGTGCTGGCACCGGAATCATTCAGCCTGTAGCGCAGCGCATCCGTGCCAAACAGGGTGAACAAGGGCATGGCAATGGCGCCAATCTTGTAGGTCGCCAAATGCGCCAGCGCTGTTTCCAGCCCCTGCGCCAAAAAGATGGCGATACGATCGCCTGCTTGTATGCCCCGGGCTTGCCAGGCGGCGGCCAGCGAGTCGGACCAGGCTTTGAGCTGATCGAAGGTGTAGCGCTTGACCTGACCGTCGGGCAATTGCTGGATCAGGGCCAGACGTCCGGAGCCATCGGCCCATTTGTCGCAGGTGTCGTGAGCGATGTTGTAGTGCTCGGGGATGGACCAGTGAAATTCCGAGTAGCTTTGTGAGTAAACAGAATCAGCAGACAGCATGAGAGACACTTTTCCCAAAGGTGAAACAGACCTTCATCCTACCGCTTCGGGCGGGATGACCCTATCGGGGCTAATCAGTAGAAAAGAAAAACGGCGCCAGGGGATGCGCCGTTTTTCGTCCTGCTTGCTTGCCACTGCCGTGAGGGTGGTGGCAAGGTCCAACTACCGACTTTGACTGCTGATACAACGGTGTGTTGTCACTTCAAACTACTGCTTGCGAACATCAACTGCTTGGGGGAAAGTGTTTCCGTGATCAGGACTTGGCGGCCTCTTTCGTGGCGCTGTCACCTTGCTGAGCGTGACCGGAGCGGTGGCCACGGCGATGCTGACCGTCGTTTTTACGCTCTACAACCGTAAACTCGCCATTGGCACCTTCGGAGCGGACACGCACAACCTTGCCGTCCTTATCGACCACCATGG
This genomic window from Alcaligenes faecalis contains:
- the pstB gene encoding phosphate ABC transporter ATP-binding protein PstB, which translates into the protein MSQIITSDESTKIEIRNLNFFYGKFHALRNVNMSIKEKKVTAFIGPSGCGKSTLLRTLNRMYELYPGQRAEGEILLDNENLLTSKQDISLIRAKVGMVFQKPTPFPMSIYDNVAFGVRLFERLSKGEMDERVEWALSKAALWNEVKDKLHQSGNGLSGGQQQRLCIARGVAIKPEVLLLDEPCSALDPISTAKIEELIAELKADYTVVIVTHNMQQAARCSDYTAYMYLGELMEFGETDQIFVKPARKETEDYITGRFG
- a CDS encoding acyl-CoA synthetase encodes the protein MLSADSVYSQSYSEFHWSIPEHYNIAHDTCDKWADGSGRLALIQQLPDGQVKRYTFDQLKAWSDSLAAAWQARGIQAGDRIAIFLAQGLETALAHLATYKIGAIAMPLFTLFGTDALRYRLNDSGASTLITDQQGLETLLPLREHLPQLKHLYQSDSQQDQGEALSLWQAIAAHPEPAPRTLNTRADDPAVLIYTSGTTGSAKGALHAHRVLLGHLPGVEMSHNFLPTGEGLMWTPADWAWIGGLLDVLLPAWHHGIPVLAYRFPKFDAEATWKLMSEHGVTHTFLPPTALKMLRRSQWSREQWPLKLQSIASGGESLGAQLLDWAKQELGITINEFYGQTECNMIVSSCSAWFPGQAGKIGKAVPGHKVAIVDDQGLTQKPGVEGHIAVQAPDPVMFLGYWQRPEATREKFVGDWLLTGDKGMQDEDGYIQFVGRDDDVITSSGYRIGPGPIEDGLMGHPAVAMAAVIGVPDPERTEVVKAFIVLKDDVEPSQALVKEIQEHIKRRVAAHEYPRLIEFVDALPMTTTGKVIRHALRKLSQ